The proteins below are encoded in one region of Pontibacter deserti:
- a CDS encoding PD-(D/E)XK nuclease family protein, translating to MQTFLELTAKYIYEKYKENISELCIVLPSRRASFFFKNALAQAATEPIWSPEVSSMEDFICKMAKVDVVEPINLQLELYDLMREQDPKLDFDQFVTWAGTLLDDFSRIDQNLVDTGKLFDYLSEAKALERWEPRNLGWTMSPDMRKYFSLWENIEKTYHNLQKHLHNNKQAYTGMAFRKVANEIDVIVKESTCHQFIFIGLNALTKSEEKIIKALLRHNKAEVLFDSDDFYMEEGTANRAGSFLRKYKNGWKLPEWRWQQNMLLTDEKSINVIGVANASMQGKLAGQLLQEIREQDKHAQVAIVLPDETLLLPVLHSIPDDVPNYNVTMGLSFKGTPLFNLVDLLFDVHLTGVNQLQESGYKVYQYHHLSVSKLLTHPFIRRYELYLNEQPEQAEFHGLIQQVLETIVSENKVLITAQELLEMGKHHPLFETLFRTWRDCDDIIVAMYDLIELLRQVYTHGHNTIETEYLYIFYTLVKRLDTIFDCREQKISVRSFRKFLYELITQTRLPFSGEPISDVQIMGMLETRALDFENLIILSVNENTLPAPKKHNSLMPYDVLKEFGLPTYAENEGAMAYNFYRLLQRAKRVNLLYVLPSDTYGSGEKSRFILQLQNDLALRNCNIKFQDLTAIVEQTDTKEYDEDIIIQKDTATLEQIKRDLQRGLYPSSLNTYINCSLKYYFSRIAKMQEVDEVEEQVDSAQFGTVVHQVLEDFFKPYVLSGKPIVAESIDQMLLELPNHTKLAFNQATRGASTERGLNYLLLKVAIEVLQKYLITLKNSDELPLCILRLEDSLTAKLQVQIDDELLDVTIAGKADRIDMTGHEVRVIDYKTGKVEQNKLRVKTDDLRSPSSKGKDFDKPRQLWLYQYILQRQLREAPQAIFASGHQVDPAVIVAKSGIISFRNIEENVLSSDFNFVGEDGQPKDFIVASEELLTDIIKTMLDPNKPIMKTKDLEICQWCSYKGICAR from the coding sequence GTGCAGACTTTCCTGGAGCTAACCGCGAAATACATTTACGAGAAGTATAAAGAGAACATCAGCGAGCTGTGCATTGTGCTGCCTTCGCGCAGGGCGAGCTTTTTCTTTAAAAATGCGTTGGCACAAGCTGCTACCGAGCCTATCTGGTCGCCGGAAGTATCGTCGATGGAAGATTTTATCTGCAAAATGGCGAAGGTGGATGTGGTGGAGCCAATTAACCTGCAGCTCGAACTATACGACCTGATGCGCGAGCAGGATCCGAAGCTTGATTTTGACCAGTTTGTTACCTGGGCCGGCACCTTGTTAGACGATTTCAGCCGGATAGATCAGAACTTAGTAGACACTGGTAAGCTGTTTGATTACTTGAGCGAGGCAAAAGCACTGGAGCGCTGGGAGCCCCGCAACCTGGGCTGGACCATGTCGCCGGACATGCGCAAGTACTTTAGTCTCTGGGAGAATATCGAGAAAACATACCATAACCTGCAAAAGCACCTGCACAATAATAAGCAGGCTTACACGGGTATGGCTTTCCGGAAAGTAGCGAATGAGATTGATGTTATCGTTAAAGAATCAACCTGCCACCAATTCATTTTTATTGGCCTTAATGCCCTTACCAAATCGGAAGAGAAGATCATAAAAGCCCTGTTGCGCCACAACAAAGCAGAAGTACTTTTTGATAGCGATGATTTTTATATGGAAGAAGGCACTGCTAACCGGGCAGGCAGCTTTTTGCGCAAGTATAAAAACGGCTGGAAACTACCCGAGTGGCGCTGGCAACAGAATATGCTGCTGACGGATGAGAAAAGTATAAATGTAATAGGTGTTGCTAACGCCAGTATGCAGGGCAAGCTAGCCGGCCAACTATTACAGGAAATACGCGAACAGGATAAGCACGCCCAGGTAGCTATCGTTCTGCCCGACGAAACACTGTTGTTGCCGGTACTGCATTCCATTCCGGATGATGTACCGAACTATAACGTAACCATGGGTTTAAGCTTTAAAGGTACTCCCCTTTTTAACCTCGTAGATCTTCTGTTTGATGTGCATTTGACGGGTGTTAATCAGCTTCAGGAAAGTGGCTACAAAGTTTACCAGTACCATCATTTATCAGTTAGTAAACTTCTTACGCATCCGTTCATTCGTCGCTACGAACTATACCTGAACGAGCAACCTGAGCAGGCCGAATTTCACGGGCTGATACAGCAGGTATTGGAAACTATAGTTTCAGAAAACAAGGTATTGATCACAGCGCAGGAACTGCTGGAAATGGGCAAGCACCACCCGCTTTTCGAAACCCTGTTCCGTACCTGGCGCGACTGTGACGACATTATAGTTGCCATGTACGACCTGATAGAGCTCCTCCGCCAGGTTTACACGCACGGCCATAACACCATCGAAACCGAATACCTGTATATATTTTATACTTTAGTTAAACGACTGGACACCATCTTCGATTGCCGTGAACAGAAAATATCGGTGCGAAGTTTCCGGAAGTTTTTATATGAGCTGATCACCCAGACCAGGTTGCCATTCAGCGGTGAGCCGATTTCGGATGTGCAGATCATGGGTATGCTCGAAACCCGTGCCCTGGACTTTGAGAACCTGATCATTTTATCAGTAAATGAGAATACCTTGCCGGCTCCTAAAAAGCATAACTCCCTGATGCCGTATGATGTGCTGAAGGAGTTTGGTTTGCCAACCTATGCCGAGAACGAAGGCGCCATGGCCTACAACTTTTACCGCCTGTTGCAGCGAGCCAAGCGGGTAAACCTATTGTATGTATTGCCTTCGGATACCTATGGTTCGGGCGAGAAAAGCCGTTTTATACTTCAGCTGCAAAACGACCTGGCTTTGCGCAATTGTAACATCAAATTCCAGGACCTGACCGCTATAGTTGAGCAGACAGATACCAAAGAATACGACGAAGACATCATCATTCAGAAAGATACAGCCACACTGGAACAGATAAAGCGTGACCTGCAGCGTGGTCTCTACCCTTCCAGCCTGAATACATACATCAATTGCTCCCTTAAATATTACTTCAGCCGGATTGCTAAAATGCAGGAAGTAGATGAAGTAGAAGAACAGGTGGATTCGGCGCAGTTTGGGACAGTAGTGCACCAGGTGCTGGAAGATTTCTTTAAACCTTATGTGCTAAGCGGTAAGCCTATAGTTGCCGAAAGTATAGACCAGATGTTGCTGGAGCTGCCCAACCACACCAAGCTTGCCTTTAACCAGGCAACTCGTGGCGCCAGCACCGAGCGCGGTCTTAATTACCTATTACTGAAAGTAGCTATAGAAGTGCTGCAGAAATACCTGATCACACTCAAGAATTCAGATGAACTGCCGCTATGCATCCTGCGCCTGGAAGACTCCCTTACTGCCAAACTACAGGTACAAATCGATGATGAACTGCTGGATGTAACGATAGCTGGAAAAGCAGACCGCATTGATATGACCGGCCATGAAGTACGTGTAATTGACTATAAAACCGGTAAGGTGGAACAGAACAAGCTGCGTGTAAAAACCGACGATCTGCGTTCGCCATCTTCTAAGGGTAAAGACTTTGATAAACCACGACAATTATGGCTGTATCAGTATATTCTGCAACGTCAATTACGCGAAGCACCTCAAGCTATATTTGCCAGCGGCCACCAAGTTGACCCGGCAGTTATAGTTGCCAAATCAGGCATCATCTCGTTCCGGAACATTGAGGAGAATGTACTTTCGTCGGACTTTAATTTTGTGGGCGAAGACGGCCAGCCAAAGGATTTTATAGTTGCTTCCGAAGAGCTGTTGACGGACATCATCAAGACCATGCTCGACCCTAATAAGCCGATTATGAAAACAAAGGATTTAGAAATCTGCCAATGGTGCTCTTATAAAGGCATTTGCGCCCGGTAG
- a CDS encoding FUSC family protein — protein sequence MRYYRINSKFCTALYKTIEQLARFGLTLQIIKTAIAAAISWFVATNLLRAEYPYFAAIAAILTVQVTVADSVDKATHRIIGIIGGVFLSMLIGHWFEVNVYSIFLVILVGMAVSKALRMNPQIISQVAISSLLVLAFGEMNEGYAFDRIIETVIGSAIAVVINAVIVPQNAIPDVESSIIKLANTASQTLISLTALLNYTSTHRKTGRSEVKVMKQEYQKSLDTLHLAEQSLKYNLFLTNKRTRLARLAVSIRKLDHMIVQIRGIRRGLDDLQHNRNYQLPAAFAQQLTLSMEATANCVALSGKASVHTTPENLTALKEAVEKARTTQALCLKELQSISSLETLRDVGSILTDLSRIVAETERQSSSTK from the coding sequence TTGAGGTATTACCGTATCAACAGTAAATTCTGCACTGCATTGTATAAAACTATAGAGCAACTGGCCCGGTTCGGACTGACCTTACAAATCATTAAAACAGCTATAGCAGCGGCCATTTCGTGGTTTGTTGCTACCAACCTGTTGCGTGCAGAGTATCCCTATTTTGCGGCCATTGCAGCTATACTTACCGTTCAGGTTACCGTTGCCGATTCAGTAGATAAGGCCACACACCGAATTATAGGAATTATTGGAGGGGTATTTCTGAGCATGCTGATCGGGCATTGGTTTGAGGTTAATGTCTACTCTATTTTCCTTGTGATTCTGGTTGGCATGGCTGTTTCCAAAGCACTCCGCATGAATCCGCAGATTATCTCGCAGGTAGCTATCAGCTCACTGTTGGTACTAGCCTTTGGAGAAATGAATGAAGGATACGCTTTTGATCGCATCATCGAAACAGTAATTGGCTCTGCTATTGCGGTTGTAATAAATGCCGTTATCGTACCTCAGAATGCTATCCCGGATGTAGAGAGCAGTATCATTAAGCTAGCCAATACCGCTTCCCAAACACTCATTAGCTTAACTGCTCTTTTAAATTATACTTCCACCCATCGTAAAACAGGCCGCTCTGAAGTAAAGGTTATGAAACAGGAATACCAGAAGAGCCTGGACACGCTACATCTGGCAGAGCAAAGTTTAAAGTATAACTTATTTCTAACCAACAAACGGACAAGACTTGCCCGACTGGCAGTCAGCATCCGGAAACTGGATCATATGATTGTGCAGATCCGGGGAATTCGCCGTGGTTTAGACGACCTGCAGCACAACAGGAATTACCAATTACCCGCTGCGTTTGCACAACAGCTTACGCTGTCCATGGAAGCTACCGCAAACTGTGTTGCTTTATCCGGTAAGGCAAGTGTACATACAACTCCTGAAAACTTAACTGCACTGAAAGAAGCAGTTGAGAAAGCACGAACAACCCAGGCACTCTGCCTGAAAGAACTGCAAAGCATATCATCCCTGGAAACGCTGCGTGATGTAGGCAGTATACTGACCGACCTGAGCCGTATAGTTGCTGAAACTGAAAGACAAAGCAGCTCCACTAAATAA
- a CDS encoding helix-turn-helix domain-containing protein, translating into MAEKELPVYQIQDFNAQWQQEHYFYLKPFSQHLQEHAFIQKPHKHDFYILFFVTHGSGSHTIDFKTYPVEPNTVFFLTPGQVHSWQLSSDTDGFILFFTPSFYLIDFPNHKLNSFPFFNSLLQNPFLYLTNAQLQQLESILLEMQEELIRQELYTEAIIRDYLDILLMRLARLYHSEGGPKTAGTGAVSQLEALQKLIEEQYKNHKPVKFYADQLHLTTKQLNETSKRRFGRTTAQLIQDRVLLEAKRLLVHSTLTIAQVASELGYFDNAYFFRFFKKHAGLTPEQFRKANL; encoded by the coding sequence ATGGCAGAAAAAGAATTACCCGTTTACCAGATACAGGACTTTAACGCACAGTGGCAGCAGGAACACTATTTTTACCTGAAGCCGTTCTCGCAGCATCTGCAGGAGCATGCTTTTATACAAAAGCCACACAAACACGACTTCTATATTCTGTTTTTTGTTACCCACGGTTCCGGCTCGCATACCATCGATTTTAAAACCTACCCTGTTGAACCAAACACTGTTTTCTTTTTAACGCCGGGTCAGGTACACAGCTGGCAACTAAGTTCAGACACAGATGGGTTTATACTTTTCTTTACACCGTCCTTTTACCTCATCGACTTTCCGAACCATAAACTTAACAGCTTTCCATTTTTTAATTCGCTGCTACAGAATCCATTTTTATACTTGACTAATGCGCAGCTGCAACAACTTGAAAGTATACTTCTGGAAATGCAGGAAGAGCTAATCCGGCAGGAATTATACACCGAAGCCATTATCCGCGATTATCTGGATATTTTGCTGATGCGGCTGGCCCGCCTTTACCATTCTGAGGGAGGACCGAAAACAGCTGGTACAGGAGCAGTCTCACAGTTAGAAGCACTCCAGAAATTGATTGAAGAACAATACAAGAACCATAAGCCGGTAAAGTTTTATGCCGATCAGCTACATCTTACCACAAAGCAATTAAACGAAACAAGTAAGCGGAGATTTGGGAGAACAACAGCACAGCTTATACAAGACAGGGTATTGCTGGAAGCTAAGCGGTTACTGGTACACTCCACGCTTACCATTGCACAGGTAGCTTCAGAATTAGGTTATTTTGATAATGCTTACTTTTTCAGATTCTTTAAAAAACATGCAGGTCTAACGCCTGAACAATTCCGGAAAGCAAACTTGTAG
- a CDS encoding DUF983 domain-containing protein, which produces MAWKDSALYSILNTKCPRCHEGDMFPKGTLYNFRRFSEMNEKCSCCGQHFEPEPGYYYGAMFVSYAFSTAIFIGVWIALSFLVEEVTLTMMIIALIVSVVVLLPINFRLSRSIWIHFFIRYKGPCTPQ; this is translated from the coding sequence ATGGCTTGGAAAGATTCTGCTTTATATAGTATCCTGAACACTAAATGCCCGCGCTGCCACGAAGGTGATATGTTCCCGAAAGGCACCCTGTATAATTTCCGTAGATTTTCAGAGATGAATGAGAAGTGCAGTTGTTGCGGACAGCACTTTGAACCTGAGCCGGGCTATTACTACGGAGCTATGTTTGTTAGCTACGCTTTCAGTACTGCCATTTTTATTGGCGTCTGGATTGCCTTAAGCTTTCTGGTTGAAGAAGTAACACTAACTATGATGATAATTGCACTAATAGTTTCTGTTGTAGTGCTGCTACCTATAAATTTCAGGTTATCGCGCAGCATCTGGATCCATTTCTTCATCCGCTACAAAGGTCCGTGTACACCGCAGTAA
- a CDS encoding MBL fold metallo-hydrolase RNA specificity domain-containing protein yields MQQEPTSIELKFLGGAGTVTGSKILLKTDTHQVLIDCGLFQGLKQLRLLNWKKLNINPAELDAIILTHGHLDHCGYLPVFVKRGYDGPIHATHPTREVTQIILNDSARIQMEDAEEANRGGYSIHHPAKPLYNLDDVARTMPLFETHDYGQWVEISEDIKFCFRNSGHILGSAIVEVRCKDRTIIFSGDIGQRKPLLMDPPVRLSKADYVVMESTYGDRLHGDVSPYQELKEVVSHTYNKDGVLIIPSFAVERAQELLLILNTLRDEQSIPAMPLYLDTPMGIDVSDLYLRYHEWHNLTQAECETMMRNVHVIRKFEHTQHVLDTHGPKIIIAGSGMVTGGRVLYYLEKLLSDRKNTILLVGFQAPGTRGNLLRSGANEIKIHGNYYKVQAEVKQISSMSAHCDQADLLWWLENFKTSLQQVFLNHGEPQASEALRMEIIDKLGFPVTIAKMGQTYYL; encoded by the coding sequence ATGCAACAGGAGCCCACTTCTATCGAGTTAAAATTTCTTGGTGGTGCCGGCACAGTAACCGGTTCTAAGATCCTGCTTAAAACAGATACACACCAGGTGCTTATAGATTGTGGGCTATTCCAGGGCCTGAAGCAATTGCGCTTATTAAACTGGAAAAAGCTAAACATTAACCCAGCCGAGCTAGATGCCATTATACTTACCCATGGCCACCTGGACCATTGTGGTTACCTGCCGGTGTTTGTAAAAAGAGGATATGATGGCCCAATACATGCCACACATCCAACGCGCGAAGTAACCCAGATTATACTTAACGATAGCGCCCGCATACAGATGGAAGATGCTGAAGAAGCAAACCGCGGCGGCTATTCCATTCACCATCCGGCCAAACCACTATATAATTTAGATGATGTCGCCCGTACAATGCCTTTATTCGAAACACATGATTACGGGCAGTGGGTAGAGATCAGCGAAGACATTAAGTTTTGCTTTCGGAACAGCGGCCACATACTGGGTTCAGCTATAGTTGAGGTCAGGTGTAAAGACCGGACTATCATTTTCTCTGGCGATATCGGGCAACGTAAACCATTGCTCATGGACCCACCTGTGCGGCTCAGCAAAGCGGATTATGTTGTGATGGAATCAACGTACGGCGACAGGCTGCATGGTGATGTTTCGCCATACCAGGAACTGAAAGAAGTTGTAAGCCATACTTATAATAAAGACGGTGTGCTTATCATACCAAGTTTTGCTGTAGAACGCGCACAGGAACTGCTCCTGATCCTGAACACGCTCCGGGATGAGCAAAGTATACCTGCCATGCCGCTTTACCTCGATACACCCATGGGTATAGATGTTTCTGACCTGTACCTGCGTTACCACGAATGGCATAACCTGACTCAGGCCGAATGCGAAACAATGATGCGAAACGTACATGTTATCCGCAAGTTTGAACACACGCAGCATGTATTGGATACTCATGGCCCGAAGATTATAATAGCTGGCAGCGGAATGGTAACCGGGGGAAGGGTTTTATACTACCTTGAGAAACTACTGAGTGATAGGAAGAACACGATCTTGCTGGTTGGTTTCCAGGCACCGGGTACACGAGGTAATTTGCTTCGGAGCGGGGCCAATGAAATTAAGATACATGGCAACTATTATAAGGTACAGGCTGAGGTAAAACAGATCAGTTCTATGTCGGCGCACTGCGACCAGGCAGATTTACTTTGGTGGCTGGAAAACTTTAAAACCTCACTGCAACAGGTATTCCTGAACCATGGGGAGCCACAAGCCAGTGAGGCACTTCGTATGGAGATCATTGATAAACTAGGTTTCCCGGTTACAATAGCCAAAATGGGGCAGACTTATTATTTATAA
- a CDS encoding RES family NAD+ phosphorylase: MIVYRLSRARFAKDLSGRGAELAGGRWNSKGTPILYTSDSIALCTVEVAVHMPLGIVPFDYQLVQIQLPSDIHITEVAETILPEDWKSFPHSNATQVIGDEFILEQQSLVLKVPSAAVQGTFNYLINPRHQDFSKVTIVGIEPFEFDKRLFVK, from the coding sequence ATGATCGTTTACCGCTTAAGCCGCGCCAGGTTTGCCAAAGACCTGTCGGGGAGAGGGGCGGAGCTGGCAGGCGGCCGCTGGAACAGTAAAGGTACACCTATACTTTATACCAGTGATTCTATTGCACTTTGTACCGTAGAAGTAGCCGTACACATGCCGCTCGGTATTGTTCCCTTTGATTACCAGCTCGTGCAGATACAGTTACCCAGCGATATACACATAACAGAAGTGGCAGAAACTATACTTCCTGAAGATTGGAAATCCTTTCCGCATAGCAATGCCACCCAGGTAATAGGAGACGAATTTATACTTGAGCAACAGTCTCTTGTGCTGAAAGTACCTTCTGCTGCAGTACAGGGTACTTTTAATTACCTCATCAATCCCCGGCACCAGGACTTCAGTAAGGTAACTATAGTTGGTATTGAGCCTTTTGAGTTCGACAAGCGCTTGTTCGTGAAGTAG
- the parS gene encoding type II RES/Xre toxin-antitoxin system antitoxin — protein MAHALNSNTLNYSLIDDRDIFMLISTVREGIKYASFQTIADKSPFSLSEWSNYLHLSERTFQRYKKEKRTFDPLHSEKILEITLVYNKGVEVFGDQANFDAWLEAKNIALGGIKPKELLDSTFGIGMLRDELTRIEHGVLA, from the coding sequence ATGGCACACGCCCTTAACAGTAATACACTCAATTATAGCCTGATAGATGATCGTGATATTTTCATGCTCATTAGTACTGTGCGTGAAGGTATAAAATATGCATCATTTCAAACAATTGCCGATAAAAGCCCTTTTAGCCTGAGTGAATGGTCTAATTACCTGCACTTGTCTGAGCGTACTTTCCAGCGATACAAAAAAGAAAAACGCACCTTTGATCCGTTGCATTCAGAGAAAATACTGGAAATAACACTGGTTTATAATAAAGGAGTAGAAGTGTTCGGAGACCAGGCCAACTTTGATGCGTGGCTGGAGGCCAAGAATATTGCTTTAGGCGGAATAAAACCAAAGGAATTACTGGACAGCACTTTCGGGATAGGGATGCTGCGCGATGAACTTACCCGCATAGAGCACGGCGTACTGGCATGA
- a CDS encoding tetratricopeptide repeat protein: MKRLFSTVAACLLAASITFAQEAPAEVKPKVLPMFGNIAKTEAQQKSDEKFLKSCDASFATRTEASKFFMDRGWEYLNEGQTDTAMYRFNLAWLLNPDNSDTYWAFGLVTVAKGNPAEAVGYYEKALALQPKSSLLLSDLASCYVALYEQKPKKKTLKLANDYLERSIASDPTNAFAYYTLSQVKYFGGDYNAAWAQLHKGREMNMAMLDYTYLLKLIEKMPDPQGFFKNKDVAEQSE; encoded by the coding sequence ATGAAAAGATTATTTAGTACAGTAGCTGCCTGTTTGTTGGCCGCTTCCATAACCTTCGCCCAAGAGGCACCTGCCGAAGTTAAGCCAAAAGTGCTCCCTATGTTTGGGAATATTGCTAAAACAGAGGCACAGCAGAAAAGTGATGAAAAGTTTCTGAAAAGCTGCGATGCCAGTTTCGCGACCCGTACCGAAGCAAGTAAGTTTTTTATGGACCGCGGATGGGAATACCTGAACGAAGGACAAACTGACACCGCTATGTACCGGTTTAACTTGGCATGGCTCCTGAACCCGGACAACAGCGATACTTACTGGGCCTTTGGATTGGTAACGGTAGCAAAAGGTAATCCTGCTGAAGCTGTTGGGTACTATGAAAAGGCTTTGGCCCTACAACCTAAAAGTTCGCTGCTCCTCTCCGACTTAGCTTCCTGTTACGTGGCCTTATATGAGCAAAAGCCTAAAAAGAAGACCTTAAAACTAGCAAACGATTACCTGGAGAGGTCCATAGCATCTGACCCTACCAATGCTTTCGCTTATTATACTTTATCGCAGGTAAAATATTTTGGCGGAGACTATAATGCCGCCTGGGCACAGCTGCACAAAGGCCGTGAGATGAACATGGCCATGCTGGATTATACTTACCTGCTCAAGCTGATCGAGAAAATGCCAGACCCACAGGGCTTCTTCAAGAATAAAGACGTAGCCGAGCAGTCGGAATAA
- a CDS encoding OmpA family protein: MKKKILRASVFILATSMALSSCVVSKKKYDELLSRKNALEVDKAGLEQQKQTLEEEKASLESQKAQLEQERAELEKQKAEYQASLQQALKEGKTLGENLNMSKSQIDKLNADLKAREQKLAELQRILDEKDKAVKNLRARVSNALLGFNDKDLTVNVRNGKVYVSLAEQLLFNSGSTKVDPKGVDALKKLAQVLKEQQDVNVVVEGHTDDVPVARGTVGMQDNWDLSVLRATEITRIITDAGVSPERVTPSGRSLYVPLEAAKTKEARQKNRRTEIILTPKLDELFQILESA, translated from the coding sequence ATGAAGAAGAAAATTTTACGCGCCTCTGTTTTTATACTTGCTACCAGCATGGCTTTGTCGTCGTGTGTGGTATCTAAGAAGAAATACGATGAGTTGCTGTCCCGTAAAAATGCCCTGGAAGTTGACAAAGCCGGCCTGGAACAACAAAAGCAGACACTGGAAGAAGAGAAGGCATCACTAGAATCGCAGAAGGCTCAGTTAGAGCAGGAACGTGCTGAACTGGAGAAGCAGAAAGCCGAATACCAGGCCAGCCTGCAGCAGGCACTTAAAGAAGGTAAAACCTTAGGTGAAAACCTGAACATGAGCAAGTCTCAGATTGATAAGCTGAATGCTGACCTGAAAGCCCGTGAACAGAAACTGGCTGAGCTGCAACGCATATTGGATGAGAAAGATAAAGCAGTTAAAAACCTTCGTGCACGCGTAAGTAATGCCCTTTTAGGTTTCAATGATAAAGACCTGACTGTAAATGTGCGCAACGGCAAAGTATATGTATCCCTGGCAGAGCAGTTGCTGTTTAATTCCGGTTCTACCAAAGTTGATCCGAAAGGAGTTGATGCGCTTAAGAAGCTGGCACAGGTTTTAAAGGAACAGCAGGATGTGAACGTAGTAGTGGAAGGCCATACAGATGATGTACCGGTTGCGAGAGGTACGGTAGGTATGCAGGATAACTGGGATCTGAGTGTACTGCGTGCAACAGAAATTACCCGTATTATAACGGATGCCGGTGTTTCTCCGGAGCGTGTAACACCATCTGGCCGCTCGCTTTATGTACCACTGGAAGCAGCCAAAACCAAAGAAGCTCGTCAGAAGAACAGACGTACTGAAATTATACTTACTCCTAAATTAGATGAGCTTTTCCAGATTCTAGAATCAGCTTAA
- a CDS encoding DUF2062 domain-containing protein has translation MKDFFRRRLIQPILNLLKQGMSPGKLSATLAVGSVVGVVPAIGVATILATAIAARFRLNIAATILIVYLMQPLQILLAIPFIKLGIYWFGMSELRLSLDEMMAMFRTDWLYALNQLWKANLAGISAWALLAAPVGVVLYITLLPIFKRVLPAVVVIPEATPEV, from the coding sequence GTGAAAGATTTTTTCAGACGCAGACTTATACAGCCTATCCTGAACCTGCTGAAACAAGGTATGTCGCCGGGTAAACTGTCAGCGACTCTTGCTGTTGGTTCTGTTGTAGGGGTTGTGCCGGCTATAGGGGTAGCTACTATACTTGCTACTGCTATTGCGGCACGCTTCCGGCTTAATATTGCGGCTACTATACTTATAGTTTACCTGATGCAGCCATTACAGATCCTGCTGGCAATTCCTTTTATTAAGCTGGGTATTTACTGGTTTGGTATGTCGGAGCTGCGTTTATCACTGGATGAAATGATGGCTATGTTCCGTACTGACTGGCTCTATGCTTTAAATCAACTATGGAAGGCTAACTTAGCTGGTATCTCTGCCTGGGCACTATTGGCGGCCCCTGTTGGTGTTGTTTTATATATAACACTTCTGCCTATCTTTAAGAGAGTATTACCAGCCGTTGTCGTAATTCCGGAAGCCACTCCGGAAGTATAG